One region of Syntrophobacter fumaroxidans MPOB genomic DNA includes:
- a CDS encoding NlpC/P60 family protein, translated as MPTTPARDACPVAEIEKPLAYVDLLGKPFELGGRGPNAYDCYGLAAEVRRRVGRPIPEDYTHGRDARSCHLEIARAAADGFIELGSPEPFCLVTFRIVAPFTSHIGVVLADRFRFIHIMRGCRVAVERLDCLSWHHRITGFWEIRNCNGMPPWPE; from the coding sequence ATGCCGACGACGCCTGCCCGGGACGCCTGTCCCGTCGCCGAAATCGAGAAGCCCCTTGCCTACGTCGACCTTCTGGGCAAACCCTTCGAGCTCGGCGGGCGCGGGCCGAACGCCTACGACTGCTACGGCCTGGCGGCCGAGGTCCGCCGGCGCGTCGGCCGCCCCATCCCGGAGGATTACACGCACGGCCGCGACGCTCGAAGCTGCCACCTCGAAATCGCAAGGGCCGCCGCGGACGGCTTCATCGAGCTTGGCTCCCCGGAGCCCTTTTGCCTCGTGACCTTCCGGATCGTTGCGCCCTTCACGTCGCACATCGGCGTGGTCCTGGCCGACCGCTTCCGGTTCATCCACATCATGCGGGGATGCCGCGTGGCCGTCGAACGGCTCGATTGCCTGTCCTGGCATCACCGCATCACCGGGTTCTGGGAAATAAGGAACTGCAATGGAATGCCCCCTTGGCCCGAGTAA